The genome window CGTTCActgtattcattttaattggtAGTATCAGTTCAAGCAAGGAAATGAGTCAGCGATATTCGAGGAGATGGTGGAAATGGCCAACCTGCTTGATGGGGTAAGACATCCAAttgcccactttttttttttccacagtttTGAATGATGCTCTCTGGTGTATTGCAGTTTTACAAGCCGCTGAACATCCGCATGGTGCTCGTGGGCCTGGAGATTTTTAGCGAGCCCAACCCATTCCAAGTGGAGGATACCGCGGGCACCGTACTGCGTAGCTTCGTCAAGTGGAGGAAGTCGGACCTGTTGCCGAGGAAACGGCACGACATCGGTCAGCTCGTGGTGTGAGTTCCAATCCGTCAGATGATCGGAAGATGCGCAATCTGCAGTTTTgagtgtttgtctttttttttctttagcggTCGGCCCAATTCGTACCCGGGGGGGGTGTTGGGGATGGCTTTTGTTGGCACCGTGTGCTCGCCCACCAGCTCTGGAGGAATCACCGTGGTTAGTTTGAGAAGTCTTTTAACACCTAATACATCAGAACAGAACAATGGTTAGCTTAACTCCATTTTCCTTCAACTAGTACGACAccacattttctgttttttcgACTCCAAACGTCAGCTAGCGTCGCACGTGCGGAGTAGCTTGTGTGGAAAATGATACTGCTTCTATTATTCAAAGGGGAGGCCTCACATTGAAATGTCGAACAGGTGGAAGGTGGAGTCAAACCAGTTTGACAGAGACATCCTGACGAGGCAGAATTATGAAATTCCTTCCATTTGACTGTAGTTAAAGGAATGAGCGCAGTTTCACATACTTTTATGGTATTTCCTCCATTTTCTGAGCGTCACTGACAAAGTTAAATGTGATTTGGCAGTTTGGTGACGACGATGTGGTTTACGCCTCCAGTGTTGTGGCCCACGAAATCGGTCACAACCTGGGCATGAGTCATGACGACAACCGCTGCAGCTGTGACGGAAAAAGCTGCATCATGGCAGCGACCGCCAGGTACACAAATACGACTTGGTGCGCGTCACCACgtcattttgttatttatccgtctgttgtttttgtgtactGTTTTAGCGGCGCCACAAGTTTCAGCCGCTGTAGCGCCGAAGATTTCGAGACGCTCATCATTAGCGGGAAAGGGGTGTGTCTGATGAACCAGCCCTCCCTTTCGGACGTGGTCGGCGCGGCCAAGTGCGGCAACGGCTTGTTGGAAGAAGGCGAGGAGTGTGACTGCGGCGAACCAGAGGTAGCACACCTTTATTGTTGCTCGGCGGTACTTCACAAAGCCACACCCACTCCAAATTCCAACATATTTTCTATAGGAATGCAATAATAAATGCTGCAACGCCGCGACTTGCCAACTCACCTCCGGGTCGTCTTGCGCTCAGGGGAGCTGCTGCAGCGACTGTCAGGTGGGATCAATTCTAAAGATGTATGTTCTGGGGAAAGGTTGTCTCATCCGTTTTGAGATTTGGCCACCTTTTTCATCCTTCTAGCTCAAAGTAGCCGGGACGCCGTGCAGGACGTCTGCCAACGCGTGTGATCTTCCCGAATTCTGTAACGGCACCAGCGCCTTCTGCCCCAACGACTTCTACCTCATGGACGGCCTTTCCTGTCAGGACAAAACGGCGTACTGCTACGAGGGCCGGTGTCAGACTTACGACTCCCAGTGTAAAAGTCTCTTTGCGCCAGGTACGTCTTTCAACGACAGCAGTGGCCAATCAGCTTTCAGAGAATGTGTTCCCCTGATTTTGTCAGATTCGGCAACAAAGGCAGCAGATGATTGCTTCCTGCATGCAAACATGGAGGGAAACCTATTCGGGAACTGCGGGATCACCAGCAACGGAGATTATATCAAATGTGCTGTGGCGTGAgtgtcaattttatttgttgatCTAAATTTGATAATGAATCTGTGTATGGCAAAAACTCAAATGAGTGTTTATATTCCAGGGACGCCATGTGCGGGAAGGTGCAGTGCACGAATGTGAACGTCAACCAGCCGCCTCCAGGCGCTCACGTCAGTATCCAGATCATAAACGGGTTCAGATGCGTCAACGCCGATTTCAACCTGGGTACGGACGTGCTGGATCCCGCCTATGTCAACCCTGGGAGTCCTTGCGCTGAAGGAAAAGTAAGAACTGTAACCTGAGCTAGCTTGCTGTATTCTAGCTTTTTCCTCATGTGTTCTCTTCTTTTGAAGACCTGTCTGGATTTTAAATGCGTCAACGCCTCGGCTCTGCTGCCCAACGTGGACTGCGACGCTGAGAGAAAGTGCAACAGCCACGGGGTTAGAATGACCCTTGCCCCCCGCCTCTTGCGCTCATGTCAAAACTTTGCGCTGTTGACTTTGTCTAGGTATGCAACGACCAAGGGAACTGCCACTGCGACGACGGCTGGAGCCCACCAAACTGTGACCGAACAGGGATCGGAGGGAGCATTGACAGCGGTCCTCCTAAAATAGGTGCAGTCAAgactttaatttgacttttaattgTGGAACCTCATCAAATGTACATTGTGTGCCTCAAGACTACTCGCTCAGGGACGGCCTTCTGATCTTCTTTCTGCTGGTTGTTCCTCTACTGGTTCTTCTCATCCTGGTGCTTCTGTTTGTCTTTCGGAGAGATACACTCAACTCATGCCTCAAACCAGTACGCCGTTCCAGGTACACACAATCTTACAATATGATTGAAAAATTACAGTATAAAAGTTTGCTTGTATAAATCTTCCCAGGCCACAACGTGCTGGACAGGCCAGTGCCAATGGATCTTCAAACAGAAATACTGAGGCACATGCCAATACTCGTATTCCAACAGAAGTTCCTCCACAGAGGGTACATATTTTCCTCAATTGATCAGATCTGTATTCAGCAGCAGGTAAAAGCCGTCAGTAAATAGGACTCAGGATGTGGTCTGACGTGTgaaacgtgttttttttatgtaatgaACGGTCCCTgaattttgtttgctttctttcattttagcCTCCATATCCACCAGCTACCTCAGCTCCGATTTCTGGGTAAGAACTCAATATTTGTATTACTCATTCACATTAGTGATTctaaaactttatttatttattcatttatttgtgcatATTATTCAAGTTTCAGATATGGAGAACTGGATTATTGGAACACAGATTCTAATACTACCTCTGCACATCCACAAGCTCCCAGGCAGGGACCCGGGGTCCCCAAACCCATTCCCTCCCCTCAACCACCGAACTAAGttgatctttctttttcttttttgtatgtttaatgtgagaagtgttttttttttacatctgagGAGAAACTGTCAAAAATACACTCTTAAAATCTTTGAAGTTGATTGTTTTAACGTAGTTTATGCTGTCATTTGTATTGATGCTTAATATTTATTGGAATGTATGTAATGGAATTAAGTAAATCagatactgtatatatttgtatattttccaGGTAATTTTAATGCTTATGTGAATTAAAGGAAATGccaattataataaataaatttgtctAATGCTTGAATGCTGAGTATTATGGAATATGGGGAATATGTGGCTGGGATATGACTTGAAAACAATATGTCCGATGTACATCAATTTATAATAGAACGCAACATTTTACTTTCACTATGACAAAAGTGTTGAGTGTTATTTGTATGTCTATTATGAGCCGCTCAAAATATGTAAACAATCAGACGTCATAACCGGATGTGGGCGGTTCTCTGACGAAATATGTAAACAATCAAACGTCATAACCGGATGTGGGCGGTTCTCTGAGAAACCCGGAAGTAAACAAACATGGCCGTGGTGTCATCGTAAACACGCTTTCACGGGGGTCGTATGGCAACAGTAGCCAATCCCGAGCACGTCAATTGTGCTCGGGCCTGTCTGTGCGTCCTCTGCGGTCTTCCTGCTGCGGGGAAGTCCTCGCTGTCCCGCAGCGTCTGTCTCGCAGCAAGACAGCGTGGCTGGGGAGCCGCTGTAGTACAGTACGACGAGCTAATCCCAGATCAGGCTTTTCATCCCCAAGAGGCACCTGAAGACACCACATCACAAGAGGCTACTGTAGGTTTTTACGATctgtaaattgaacaaaaacttTATAGCGTAGCCGCAAATGTCTATTGATCGTATTGGgccttcattttcattttgtttaccTTTTCCAGCGCACACAGTGGAAGTTCCACCGAAATGGCGTTCTGTGGTGCATTGAGCAGTTCCTGCAGAAACAGGAAAAGCTACTCGAGCTTCCAGAGAAAAGTGGCATCGATGGGCCCGCGTGGGATCGCTGCGCCCGTGCTCTGCTGATGCCGTCTCTAGACCTTGGCCTGGCTGACTCAGTGCCGCTTTTGTTTCTGTTGGATGACAACTTCTACTACCCAAGCATGAGATATGAGGTCTTCCAGTTGGCTAGAAAGTGTAGGCTTAGGTTTTTTGGATACCCCCACTtgaaatgaatgtcactgGTATTAATTCATCCACTTATACATGGCATGTTTGCAGATTCACTGGGCTTTTGTCAGGTGTACGTGCAGTGCCGCTTGGACCTCTGCCTCAGCCGCAACGAGACCCGACCTCAACCCGTGCCTGCTGAGGTAATTGCGGAGATGGCGAAGCGTCTGGAGTCTCCTAATCCGAGGAAAAACACATGGGAGGCAAAGAGCATCATGGTGGACACAGCAAACGATTTGTCAGAACGTGACATGTAAGATGGGCAGatgaactgttttttttcccctttgttttgatattcatgaggtttttttccccagtcaGGGAGTGATGGAGTTGATCTCCTCCGCACTCTACGACCCTCTGAGTCCAGTTGAAGATGACGACGAACAAAAGGTgtgtggaaaacatattgaactctgttgctaaccaaaacagcagcaccgaAGCAGTCTCTTGCTTGTTGCCATTTCTCTCCATTCCTCCATAAGAGTCTCAttttaaactttaaaaaatacaataaaaaaaaaaatactttaaccCTGCAGGAGACCGATCGCCAAAAATGTGCTGCAAGCGTGGTTCACCAAGCTGACCAGGCCTGTCGTCGTCTCATCTCCGACGCCATGAAGAAAGCCAGAGGTAAGCTGTCTAACAATttacagatttaaaaaaataaaaattgtttcaacatttttttgtttgttttcaggtaCTGGCACATCTTCTCAACACATGAGGTCCTTGGCCACCCAGCTGAGCGAATCCAAAGCTCAATTCCTCCAAGATTTGCGCAGACACTTTCTTCAAAACACGAATTATAGTCAAGGAGATGATGTAGCTGTGGATCATGTGGTGAAGACAGCAGTAGCACGTTTTGACgatcaaaagcaaaaaatccTGTTA of Syngnathus acus chromosome 19, fSynAcu1.2, whole genome shotgun sequence contains these proteins:
- the zgc:174164 gene encoding disintegrin and metalloproteinase domain-containing protein 9 codes for the protein MGEIYLIIPALLLFCISGVDSTDITHGLKVTKYSIVQPQLLPTKNSEENKSYVLEIGNRSRILQLKRNRDFLHPDFLRDTLNSASNHTTRPKHVHCYYHGVVEGYENSVVALSTCYGLRGVLIFANDSYGIEPVPLSHTDDHFLYRLADIQTEPVNCGVVHEAEATPSHEPFQPTRTISALLRKKRNLPQTRYVELVLVVDHLRYQFKQGNESAIFEEMVEMANLLDGFYKPLNIRMVLVGLEIFSEPNPFQVEDTAGTVLRSFVKWRKSDLLPRKRHDIGQLVVGRPNSYPGGVLGMAFVGTVCSPTSSGGITVFGDDDVVYASSVVAHEIGHNLGMSHDDNRCSCDGKSCIMAATASGATSFSRCSAEDFETLIISGKGVCLMNQPSLSDVVGAAKCGNGLLEEGEECDCGEPEECNNKCCNAATCQLTSGSSCAQGSCCSDCQLKVAGTPCRTSANACDLPEFCNGTSAFCPNDFYLMDGLSCQDKTAYCYEGRCQTYDSQCKSLFAPDSATKAADDCFLHANMEGNLFGNCGITSNGDYIKCAVADAMCGKVQCTNVNVNQPPPGAHVSIQIINGFRCVNADFNLGTDVLDPAYVNPGSPCAEGKTCLDFKCVNASALLPNVDCDAERKCNSHGVCNDQGNCHCDDGWSPPNCDRTGIGGSIDSGPPKIDYSLRDGLLIFFLLVVPLLVLLILVLLFVFRRDTLNSCLKPVRRSRPQRAGQASANGSSNRNTEAHANTRIPTEVPPQRPPYPPATSAPISGFRYGELDYWNTDSNTTSAHPQAPRQGPGVPKPIPSPQPPN
- the LOC119138306 gene encoding L-seryl-tRNA(Sec) kinase isoform X1, coding for MATVANPEHVNCARACLCVLCGLPAAGKSSLSRSVCLAARQRGWGAAVVQYDELIPDQAFHPQEAPEDTTSQEATRTQWKFHRNGVLWCIEQFLQKQEKLLELPEKSGIDGPAWDRCARALLMPSLDLGLADSVPLLFLLDDNFYYPSMRYEVFQLARKYSLGFCQVYVQCRLDLCLSRNETRPQPVPAEVIAEMAKRLESPNPRKNTWEAKSIMVDTANDLSERDIQGVMELISSALYDPLSPVEDDDEQKETDRQKCAASVVHQADQACRRLISDAMKKARGTGTSSQHMRSLATQLSESKAQFLQDLRRHFLQNTNYSQGDDVAVDHVVKTAVARFDDQKQKILLEIIHNHSKI
- the LOC119138306 gene encoding L-seryl-tRNA(Sec) kinase isoform X2, with the translated sequence MATVANPEHVNCARACLCVLCGLPAAGKSSLSRSVCLAARQRGWGAAVVQYDELIPDQAFHPQEAPEDTTSQERTQWKFHRNGVLWCIEQFLQKQEKLLELPEKSGIDGPAWDRCARALLMPSLDLGLADSVPLLFLLDDNFYYPSMRYEVFQLARKYSLGFCQVYVQCRLDLCLSRNETRPQPVPAEVIAEMAKRLESPNPRKNTWEAKSIMVDTANDLSERDIQGVMELISSALYDPLSPVEDDDEQKETDRQKCAASVVHQADQACRRLISDAMKKARGTGTSSQHMRSLATQLSESKAQFLQDLRRHFLQNTNYSQGDDVAVDHVVKTAVARFDDQKQKILLEIIHNHSKI